The genome window GGCGGAGGACCGGGACCGGCGCGTGGAAGAGCTGAAGGCTGCGGCACTGACCTGCGGGATCAGGTGGAGGGAATCGCCCGCTCGGTGCGGGAGCGCTTTGCCGATGAACTGGAAAAGAAGACGGCCCGCCGGGTGGAAAAGGAGTTCCTCAAGGTGGTGACGACCCTGGAAAAAGTGGAAGGGAAGATCGGTCGCCGGGTGAAGCGGGCCGGCAAGGGGCTCGCCAAGGCCGAAAAACGCCTGGCCGGCCTGGCCGATACGGGGCTCAAAGGGGTCGAGCGGGGGCTGCGGCGGACGCGCAAGGCCCTCAAGCGGGTGCTTGCCTGACGGCGTTGCCGCGCCGTCAGGGCGCCCGAAGGTGAGCGGTCTCATGCGGATCAGCGGTCACACTCCACTCTGGATAGCGGCTCGGGCCCTTCTGGCCGGCCGGGTTGACGATTTCTTCGACCGGTGGCGCAGGGCGGCGGAAACGTTCGACCCGGAGGACATCCATGACCTTCGGGTCTCCTCGCGGCGGCTCCGGGAGGGATTCCTCCTGTTCGCCGCCGCCTACCGCCCCGAATCCGTCCGGCGCGCGGCCCGGGGCGTCAGGAAGGTTACCCGGCTCCTGGGCGCCCTGCGCAACACCGACGAGGCCCTCGTTTTTTTCCGGCGCATGGCGGTGGCGGCTGCCGGGAGCGCCGGCCGCCACCTGGCGCGGATCATCGCGCGGCACGAGGATCTGCGCCGGGAGCAACGGCGGCAGCTCCGGCGGGGACTCCGGGAGTTGGACCCCCGCCGCACCCGCGAGGCCCTGGCCCGTATTGTTGCGAGCCCGGCCCTCTTCTCGCCGCCCCCTTCGGGCATCGACCCCTTCACGACCATTGCCGCTTTTGCCGCCGATCGCCTTCGGGAGCGCCTGGACCACGTGCTTGCCCTGGTGCCCGATGCCTGCCGCGAGGCTGACGTGGAGGCCCAGCACCGCTTGAGGATTGCGGTGAAGCACTACCGCTACCGCCTGGAAATCCTCTCCTTTTTGCCGGGAGACGCTTTCGCCGCCCTCCATGCCGCGATCAAGGCCTACCAGGACGTTCTCGGCACCATGCACGACCTGGACGTCTTTGCCGGCATCGTCCGGCACGAGGGATTGCCATCGGCGGATGAGTGTGTCATCCTGACCCATATCGCGGGGGAACGGCACCGGCAGTTCGCGCTGTTTGCCGGGCTCCTGGCCGAGACCCCCTTCGAAGCCATCGGCGAACAGGTGAGGAGAGCGCTGTGACCCACAACCGGCTGGCCGCCATCGATATCGGGACCAACTCCATCCGCTGCATCGTGGTGGAGGTGACCAGGAACGGAAAATTCCGCGTTCTGGACGACGAGAAAGCCACCGTGCGCCTGGGCGAGGGGATGGCCGCCAGCGGCACCATCTCGCCGGCTGCCTGGGAGCGTGCCGTGACGGCGCTCGGCCGGATGAAGAAGATCGTGGACGGCTACGGGGTCAAGGTGGTGGAGGCGGTTGCCACCAGCGCCGTGCGCCGTGCCGCCAACGGCGAGGAGTTCATCCGGACCGTGGGGGAGGCGGTCGGGGTCAGGGTGGCGGTGATCAGCGGCGAGGAGGAGGCGGAACTGGCCGCCCTCTCGGTGCGGAACCATTTCGATATGGAAGGGGTCCGCTACGCCATGGTGGACATTGGCGGCGGCAGCCTGGAAATCGTCACGGCGCTCGGGACCCACATCGAGGATATCCACTCCCTGGAGCTGGGGGCCGTGGTCCTGACCGAGCGCTTCGTCCGGAGCGATCCCCTGCGCCAGGCTGACCTGGACAGGCTGCGCAAACACGTGCGCGCGGCGCTGAAGGAGTCGCTGGGCGCCGAGCGGGGACACCTCCAGAGCCTGGTGGGCTCCGGCGGCACCATCACGTCCATCGCCGCCATGGTCATGGCCATGCGGGGGGAGGGCTACGGATCGGTCCACCGTTACGAGGTGCTCCGGTCGGAGGTGGTGCACCTGCTGGCCATGCTCTCCCGCAAGGACCTCAAGGCCCGCCGGGAGGTGCCGGGGCTCAACCCTGACCGGGCCGACATCATCACTGCCGGCGTCACGGTGGTGGACGAGCTCATGAGGTTCTTCGACGTGAACCTCTTGCGGGTGAACGAGCGGGGAATCCGGGAGGGGCTCATCATCAGGGCCCTGCGGACCCATGGCCTGATTCCCGGCATGGAAACTACCCTCACCTGGCGCGAGTCGGTGCTGGAGTTCGCCCGCTCCTGCCACACGGACGAAGAGCATGCCCTCCAGGTGGCGCGGCTTTCCCTGGAGATATTCGATTCCCTGGAGCCGGTCTACGGCATGGGCGAGGGGGCCCGCCGGATCCTGGAAGCGGCGGCCATCCTCCACGACGTGGGCTACTTCATCAACTACTCAAGCCACCACAAGCATTCATACCATTTGATCCGCCACGCGGACCTCTTCGGCTTCACCCCCCGGGAGCGGGAACTGATCGCCTCAGCGGCCCGCTACCACCGCAAGGCCCTTCCCAAGAAGAAGCACGAGTCGTACATGCGCCTGGCGGAGCCGGACCGGCTCCTGGTGGCGCGCCTGGGCGGCATCCTGCGGCTCGCCGACGGCCTCGACCGTCGCCGCAACAGCCTGGTCTCCGGCCTTACCTGTTCCCTTTCCGACGGCACCTTCATCCTTACCCTTGCCAGCCGCGAGGAAATCTCCGTGGAGCTCTTCGGCGGCAAGATCAAGGGAGACCTCTTCGAGGAGGCCTTCAGGAAGCGCCTCCTGCTGGTGGCCGAAAGCGCCCTCGCCTGACCCTCTCCCCTCCGTATTTTCGTAATTGTGTGCGCATCGTAACGAAATCGCAGTGTTGAACGTCTATAGTGGGATCATGACACGTCAGGAGGTTCAACGATGAACATTATTCCACTCGGCGATTACTATGCCTGGTACTGCGACTGGTGCGACACCAGGAACCAGACGCTCCAGCAGAAATTCACGACGGGCACCGTCACCTGCGGTGCATGCCACAAGCCGTTTTCCCTGCCGGCCGCGGCCGGGTGCCCGCCGGAGCGGCATGCCCTGTCGGGCGGCTTTTAGCGGGCCAGCTCGAAGAGGTAGATGACGATCTCGATGAAGATCAGGATGATGATGGTCCATTCGAGGCGGGAGGCGCGGCGGGCGTGGGCGAGGCTCGTGAAGACCCCGGTGATGTCCAGGAGCGTTTCTCCCTTGTGCTTGATCTCGTTGTAGCGCTGGTTCAGTTCGAAGACGTTGGCCATGGTCAGGTAGAGGCGGTCCGCCTCGGGGTTCTCCCAGGTGAATTCCGGCTTTTCCAGGACCATGACGTGGGCGATGGACTGGTACTTGTAGGTCAGGACGTTGGCCGCCAGCTTTGCCAGGCGCCGGTCCGAGATTCCCAGCTTGCCCCGGTCGAGCATGCCGATGACGGTTTCCATTTCATCCAGGACCTGGTCGACCCGCTCCTCGATCCGCTCCAGGGCCACAGACTTGGCGATGACGAAGCAGATGGTGTCCACGTAGGCCGGGTCATACACGGGCATGGTCGCCAGGTCGTTGGTCACGGCAGGTCCGCTGCTCTCCCCCAGGGCCAGGGCGTAGTCGTCCCGGTACTTCTCGTCCGGCACGCTCTTGAACGGCTCCGCGTAGTGCGCCATACTCCAGAAAAAGGCCCTTGCCTCCTCCTCCGTGCAGTTGACGAAGACCACCCCGCCGAAGAAATAGAGGTAAACCCTCTTGGTCGTGCCCTGGTCCCCCGACAGGGGCTTGAGGCTCGCCTGGTCGAGCACCATGGGCTCTTCCCACCGGTAGCGCCGGGGGAAGCCCAGGCCGGCGGCCAGCCGGTTCAGGTCCAGTTCGCCCGGCAGCGCGAAGGCGGTAAATGACGTCATGGCTCCCTCCCCAATGCTCCTCTGGTGATCAACGCCGGAAATCACGGTTCTCCGGCCGCCGGCCCCGGTTCGCTCCATTCCTCGCCCTGAACCGCCACCCGCCCGGGACGGCCCGGGATCTCCTCCATGGTGAGCCGGCAGACGGGCACGGTTGCCCGCTTGGCCTCGTCCGCGGCTTCGCCCAGGGTGACGAAGCGGGCGCCGGTTCCCGTGAGCCGGTCCAGCAGCGACGCCAGGTGCGGCGCATAGCGCTTCCCTTCGATTTCGGCCTGCACCGTGTGGACGTTGAGCCCCGGCCCCACCAGGCCCATGAGCCGGTCCACGGCCTCCCGCTCCGCAACGATCCCCCCGCCCAGCAGTTCGTCAAGGGTCGGCAGGGTGGTGGGCACCTGGAGGGTGCCGAACCGCCGTCCGTCAACAACCGGGTAGAAGGGGGTCCGTCCCCGGCAATCGCTGCAGAAGGACAGGAGCATGGAGTCCTGGATTTCAAGGGAGTCGGCGCTCACGGTCCAGCCGGGCGCCGCGGCGGTCCGGGCCCGCCGTCCCATCACCTCCTCGAAGAGGGCGCAGGCGCGGCCCAGTTCCAGGGCGATCATTTTTTTCGGGATCCAGGGAAGAAGGTCGTGCCACTTCACATGGTCCCAGCCGTGGATGCCCACCTCATGGCCGAGGCGGGCAGTGAGCCGGATGGTGTCGGCGAGCCGGTTGCCGATGATGGGGGGCGGGATCAGCAGTCCCGAGAGAAGGGTCCGCGGCCCCAGCAGGGCCGGTGCGTTGAGCCGGAGGCTGGTCCGGAGGAATCCCCGCCGGGTGATGATGCGGCGCACCGCCTTGCCGGTGTTGTCGGGACCCAGGGAAAAGTAGAATGTCGCCTTGACCCCGAAGCGGCCGAGGATGTCGAGGATGCGCGGGATGCCGTCCCGGGTCCCCACGAAGGTGTCGGCATCGACCTTGATGGCGATGGTGGGCCGTTCCATGGCGACCTCAGTCGTCCCGTTCCCGCCGCAGCAGATCCCAGGGGGCGGCCGCACCGGGGAGTGTCGCCCGGATCCGCTGGTTCGGGTGGGCTTCGGCCAGGGGAGCCCCGTTCTGGTCGGTGAAGGTGTCGAGCGTGAAGGTGTCCGAGCGCATGCCCGGCCCCATCAGCTCCATGGTCCAGCCGGGCCGGATGCGGTTGCGGACGGCGAGGACGGCGGTGCCGTCGGTAAGGATCTCGTCCACCACGGCGAGAAAGTCATGGCTGCGCAGGTAGCGGGAGTCGTACTCCAGGTCCGCCGCCTCGGGGCGGCCCAGGAGGAAGCCGGTGGTGTATCCCCGGTGGCTCACCTTGGACAGCTCCTCCAGCCACTCGGGGCGGAACGCGTACCCGGCGGGGTCGGCGGCATAGCGGTCCAGCGCCTCCCGATAGACCCGCACCACCGACGCCACGTAGTGAATTCCCTTCATCCTCCCCTCGATCTTGAGGGAGTCGGCTCCCGCCTCCACCAGCTCGGGAATGTGGCGGATGAGGCAGAGGTCCCGGGAGTTGAAGATGAAGGTGCCGTTTTCATCCTCCGTGACCGGGTAATACTCGCCGGGTCGGCGTTCCTCCACCAGGGCGTAGCTCCAGCGGCAGGGATGGGTGCACTCCCCCCGGTTGGCATGGCGGCCGGTCATGACGGCGGAGAGGAGGCAGCGTCCCGAATAGGCCACGCAGAGGGCGCCGTGGGCAAAGACCTCCAGTTCGGCCGACACGTGGCGGCGGGTTTCGCGGATCGCCTCCAGGGACATCTCCCGGGCCAGGTTGATGCGGCTGATGCCCTGCTGCTGCCAGAAGAGAGCGCTGCGCCAGGTGGTGGTATTGGCCTGGGTCGAGAGATGGATGGTGCATTCCGGGACGATGCGGCGGATGGTGGCGATGACCCCGGGATCGGCGGCGATGAAGGCGTCGAAGGGGATCGGCGCCACCTCTTCCAGGTAGCTGTCCAGCTCCTCCAGTTCGTCGGTGTCGGGATAGCTGTTGACCGTGAGGTAGACCTTCACCCCCCGGTCGTGGGCATAGGCCACGGCCTCGGCCATGGTGGCGGGAGTGAAGTTGTCGGCCTGGCTCCGCAGGCCGAAGCGGGCACCGCCCAGGTAGACGGCGTCGGCGCCGTAGTGGATGGCCACCTTGAGTTTTTCGAGGTTCCCGGCCGGGGCCAGGAGTTCGGGGATCTGCATGACTGCTCCGCGCTGAAGGTTCGTGTGGCCGGGATGATATCACAGTCATCGTCCCCGGCAGAACACTTTGATGGAAGAACGAGAACAAAGAGGGCGGATCAGGGCACCGGTGGCGGGGGAGGCTCCCTTCGGCAGAGATAGGCCGTGTGCTTGCGCTGGACAAAGACCGGCGTGACGGAGCAGGCGTGCTTCAGCCGGAACTGATCCATCTGGCCCTGGTCGGTCACCACGAAGATTTCGCCCCGTGCGGCCAGAAACCGCTCCACGTCGGCATCGGTGGGAAGGTAGATGTCCCGGCGGGAGCCGTCCTCCTCGAAGCGGAGATCCCGGTCGGTCACGAGCCCCATGGCGGCGATCCGGTTCCGGTAGAAGGAGAGCGAGGGGATGAACGTGCCGTACATCAGGATGTCGCGCTTGTGCTCCGGGTCGATGCGGTCGATGGCGGCGACCATGTCGCCGTATCCCTTAAGGTGTGGGCCCAGATGCGTCATGGCGCTGTAGACCGTCACCGACAGGCAGAGGGTATAGAGGGCCGTGTTCCTGACGAACTGGGGCGAGAGGCGGCTCTTCCAGAGGTAGGCGCACAGGACGAGGAGCGCTGCGCCGTACAGGAGGAGCTGGAGCTTCAGGGGGGCGGCCGGCTTGTAGAAAAAGCCGGTCCCGCCGGCCGCAATGGCGGCCAGAGTGAGGATGACCAGGGTGGCGGCGCGCAGCCGGGCCGTCT of Geobacter anodireducens contains these proteins:
- a CDS encoding peptidase U32; its protein translation is MQIPELLAPAGNLEKLKVAIHYGADAVYLGGARFGLRSQADNFTPATMAEAVAYAHDRGVKVYLTVNSYPDTDELEELDSYLEEVAPIPFDAFIAADPGVIATIRRIVPECTIHLSTQANTTTWRSALFWQQQGISRINLAREMSLEAIRETRRHVSAELEVFAHGALCVAYSGRCLLSAVMTGRHANRGECTHPCRWSYALVEERRPGEYYPVTEDENGTFIFNSRDLCLIRHIPELVEAGADSLKIEGRMKGIHYVASVVRVYREALDRYAADPAGYAFRPEWLEELSKVSHRGYTTGFLLGRPEAADLEYDSRYLRSHDFLAVVDEILTDGTAVLAVRNRIRPGWTMELMGPGMRSDTFTLDTFTDQNGAPLAEAHPNQRIRATLPGAAAPWDLLRRERDD
- a CDS encoding polysaccharide deacetylase; its protein translation is MERPTIAIKVDADTFVGTRDGIPRILDILGRFGVKATFYFSLGPDNTGKAVRRIITRRGFLRTSLRLNAPALLGPRTLLSGLLIPPPIIGNRLADTIRLTARLGHEVGIHGWDHVKWHDLLPWIPKKMIALELGRACALFEEVMGRRARTAAAPGWTVSADSLEIQDSMLLSFCSDCRGRTPFYPVVDGRRFGTLQVPTTLPTLDELLGGGIVAEREAVDRLMGLVGPGLNVHTVQAEIEGKRYAPHLASLLDRLTGTGARFVTLGEAADEAKRATVPVCRLTMEEIPGRPGRVAVQGEEWSEPGPAAGEP
- a CDS encoding exopolyphosphatase; translation: MTHNRLAAIDIGTNSIRCIVVEVTRNGKFRVLDDEKATVRLGEGMAASGTISPAAWERAVTALGRMKKIVDGYGVKVVEAVATSAVRRAANGEEFIRTVGEAVGVRVAVISGEEEAELAALSVRNHFDMEGVRYAMVDIGGGSLEIVTALGTHIEDIHSLELGAVVLTERFVRSDPLRQADLDRLRKHVRAALKESLGAERGHLQSLVGSGGTITSIAAMVMAMRGEGYGSVHRYEVLRSEVVHLLAMLSRKDLKARREVPGLNPDRADIITAGVTVVDELMRFFDVNLLRVNERGIREGLIIRALRTHGLIPGMETTLTWRESVLEFARSCHTDEEHALQVARLSLEIFDSLEPVYGMGEGARRILEAAAILHDVGYFINYSSHHKHSYHLIRHADLFGFTPRERELIASAARYHRKALPKKKHESYMRLAEPDRLLVARLGGILRLADGLDRRRNSLVSGLTCSLSDGTFILTLASREEISVELFGGKIKGDLFEEAFRKRLLLVAESALA
- a CDS encoding metal-binding protein — encoded protein: MRISGHTPLWIAARALLAGRVDDFFDRWRRAAETFDPEDIHDLRVSSRRLREGFLLFAAAYRPESVRRAARGVRKVTRLLGALRNTDEALVFFRRMAVAAAGSAGRHLARIIARHEDLRREQRRQLRRGLRELDPRRTREALARIVASPALFSPPPSGIDPFTTIAAFAADRLRERLDHVLALVPDACREADVEAQHRLRIAVKHYRYRLEILSFLPGDAFAALHAAIKAYQDVLGTMHDLDVFAGIVRHEGLPSADECVILTHIAGERHRQFALFAGLLAETPFEAIGEQVRRAL